A window of Polaribacter litorisediminis contains these coding sequences:
- a CDS encoding DNA polymerase III subunit alpha: MYLNCHSYYSLRYGTFSEVALLQLAVENNVDGIALTDINNTSACMNFVQQAKKFNIKPIVGIDFRNGNTQQFVAIAKNNDGFENINRYLSSFLTAKTKIPDQPKTLENTYIIYPFEKVLELNLTSFAENECIGISIAEINKLRFSYLKKYKDKLVIQQQVTIRNKKDFNAHRLLRAIDNNTLLSKLPTTEECLATDSMHATEKLEESFKEFPHIIANTKKLLQNCTIYFGFNNERKNQNLNLYCNSFEEDCKMLLQLCDDNMHKRYQNPTEKVKARLQKELKVIIDLKFVSFFLINYDIIRYAKENNFFHVGRGSGANSIVAYIIGITDVDPIELDLYFERFINPFRASPPDFDIDFSWKDRNTVTQYIFNRFDNVALLATYNTFKYRAVVRELGKVFGLPKEEIDKLSKKVADTQLDDISKLVLKYGKLIEGFPNYVSVHSAGILILDKPIHYYSATHLPPKGFATVQFDMNIADDVGVFKFDILGQRGLAKIKDALAIIKENNPTAPEIDITNVERFKNDKNINNLLKTGGAIGAYYVESPAMRGLMQKLQTQDYLGLVAASSIIRPGVSGSGMKEEFIKRHRFPEKRKEAHPILLQIMPETYGVMVYQEDVMKVANQFADLTLGEADVLRRGMSGKYRSVEEFKAVEHKFITNCRKKEYQDELIFEVWNQIKSFAGYAFAKGHSASYAVESYQSLFLKCYYPIEFMTAVLNNGGGFYSAEHYIHEAKMCGAKIALPCINKSDHANTVEGKTIYLGFGYLKNLEDLVIQRILTERQIQGAFFSLDDFIDRVTISIEQLTILIRIDAFRFTLKPKTALLWQATFKLNATKIKHQTTQEKLFRLQHQKFEIPALHTHWLENVYDEIALLGFTIHDYFSLVTEEFLPHTKAKEMEAYSNKNILLYGKLVTTRFNKTSQGKLMRLSTFIDQDGFYFDAVHFTDVVHLYPINGIGIYACYGKITNRFGFCSMNIIKSKKMSIAIDPRQ; the protein is encoded by the coding sequence ATGTATTTAAATTGTCATAGCTATTATTCATTGCGTTATGGTACCTTCTCTGAAGTTGCCTTATTGCAACTTGCTGTAGAAAATAATGTCGATGGTATTGCACTTACAGACATCAACAATACCTCTGCTTGTATGAATTTTGTGCAGCAAGCTAAAAAATTTAATATAAAACCGATTGTCGGCATTGATTTTAGAAATGGTAACACACAGCAATTTGTGGCTATCGCAAAAAATAATGACGGTTTTGAAAACATCAATCGGTATTTGTCTTCTTTTTTAACCGCTAAAACTAAAATTCCGGATCAACCCAAAACGTTAGAAAACACCTATATTATTTATCCTTTTGAAAAAGTACTGGAATTAAATTTAACTTCTTTTGCTGAAAACGAATGTATCGGAATTTCGATTGCAGAAATTAATAAACTCCGTTTTTCTTATCTAAAAAAATACAAAGACAAATTGGTCATTCAGCAACAAGTTACCATCCGAAATAAGAAAGATTTTAATGCACACAGACTTTTACGAGCCATTGATAACAACACATTATTAAGCAAACTACCCACTACCGAAGAATGCTTAGCCACTGATAGCATGCATGCTACAGAAAAACTAGAAGAATCGTTTAAAGAATTCCCCCATATCATAGCCAACACAAAAAAGCTCTTACAAAACTGTACAATCTACTTCGGATTTAACAATGAACGTAAAAATCAGAATCTGAATTTGTATTGCAATAGTTTTGAGGAAGATTGTAAAATGTTGCTACAATTGTGTGATGATAACATGCATAAACGCTACCAAAATCCTACAGAAAAAGTAAAGGCACGACTTCAAAAAGAACTAAAAGTAATTATCGATTTGAAATTTGTCTCCTTCTTTTTAATCAATTATGATATCATCCGCTATGCGAAAGAAAACAACTTTTTTCATGTAGGTAGAGGAAGTGGCGCCAATAGTATTGTAGCCTATATTATAGGCATTACCGATGTAGATCCTATTGAATTAGACTTGTATTTTGAACGATTTATCAATCCGTTTAGAGCTTCTCCACCCGATTTTGATATTGATTTTTCTTGGAAAGATAGAAATACAGTAACCCAATATATTTTTAATCGTTTTGACAATGTTGCCTTATTAGCAACCTATAATACTTTTAAATACAGAGCCGTTGTACGCGAATTAGGTAAAGTATTTGGATTGCCAAAAGAAGAAATTGATAAACTAAGCAAAAAAGTTGCCGATACACAATTAGACGACATCTCTAAACTGGTTCTAAAATACGGAAAACTCATTGAAGGGTTTCCGAATTATGTGAGTGTTCATTCTGCCGGTATTTTAATTTTAGACAAACCCATTCATTATTATTCCGCTACTCATTTACCTCCAAAAGGCTTTGCTACCGTTCAGTTTGATATGAATATTGCTGATGATGTAGGTGTTTTTAAATTTGATATTTTAGGACAACGGGGTCTGGCAAAAATTAAAGATGCGTTAGCAATTATCAAAGAAAATAATCCGACAGCTCCTGAAATTGATATTACCAATGTGGAGCGTTTTAAGAATGATAAAAACATTAACAACTTGCTAAAAACAGGTGGTGCTATTGGTGCATATTATGTAGAGTCGCCTGCCATGCGTGGCTTAATGCAAAAATTACAAACGCAAGATTATTTGGGTTTGGTTGCTGCAAGTTCTATTATTAGGCCAGGCGTGTCGGGTTCTGGAATGAAAGAGGAGTTTATAAAACGGCATCGTTTTCCTGAAAAAAGAAAAGAAGCACATCCTATTTTATTACAAATTATGCCCGAAACTTACGGCGTAATGGTCTATCAAGAAGATGTGATGAAAGTTGCCAATCAGTTTGCCGATTTAACCTTGGGAGAAGCCGATGTTTTACGAAGAGGAATGAGCGGAAAGTACCGCTCTGTAGAAGAATTTAAAGCCGTTGAACATAAATTTATTACAAATTGTAGAAAAAAAGAATACCAAGACGAATTAATTTTTGAAGTGTGGAATCAAATTAAAAGTTTTGCAGGCTACGCGTTTGCAAAAGGACATTCTGCCTCTTACGCAGTAGAAAGTTACCAGAGTTTATTTTTAAAATGCTACTACCCTATTGAATTTATGACCGCAGTTTTAAATAATGGTGGTGGCTTTTATTCGGCTGAACATTATATTCATGAAGCTAAAATGTGTGGTGCAAAAATAGCCTTGCCTTGCATCAACAAAAGCGATCATGCAAATACCGTAGAAGGAAAAACTATTTATTTGGGTTTTGGTTACCTAAAAAATTTAGAAGATTTGGTGATTCAACGAATTTTAACAGAACGTCAAATACAAGGTGCTTTTTTTTCTTTGGATGATTTTATCGATCGAGTAACCATTTCGATAGAGCAACTCACCATTTTAATTCGTATTGATGCGTTCCGTTTTACACTAAAACCAAAAACAGCGCTACTTTGGCAAGCTACTTTTAAATTGAATGCCACAAAAATAAAACATCAAACAACACAAGAAAAGCTGTTTCGCTTGCAACATCAAAAATTTGAAATTCCAGCATTACATACCCATTGGTTAGAAAATGTTTATGATGAAATAGCACTGTTAGGGTTTACTATTCACGATTATTTTTCTTTGGTTACCGAAGAATTTCTTCCCCATACAAAAGCAAAAGAAATGGAAGCCTATTCTAATAAAAATATATTGTTGTATGGTAAATTAGTCACTACTAGATTTAACAAAACTTCACAAGGAAAACTCATGCGTTTAAGCACTTTTATAGACCAAGATGGTTTTTATTTTGATGCAGTTCATTTTACAGATGTTGTTCATTTATATCCAATAAACGGAATAGGAATTTATGCTTGTTACGGTAAAATTACCAATCGTTTTGGGTTTTGCAGTATGAATATCATCAAATCTAAAAAGATGAGTATTGCTATTGATCCTAGGCAATAA
- a CDS encoding OmpH family outer membrane protein, whose product MKNFKTLLLIAVFTLGLGGVANAQKMGHIDFEKLVAEMPQTTKLKLDIEKLGKTYQDEVEGMAKKLDAKMKKYTAEQPSQTKEINEIRAQEVQQENARYEQLRQTAYQDMQKKQAEGLQPIIETAQKAIDEVAASKSILYVFDASMGKGLLVKKGEDLYAAVKAKLGF is encoded by the coding sequence ATGAAGAATTTTAAAACGTTACTATTAATTGCTGTATTTACTTTAGGGCTAGGTGGTGTTGCAAATGCACAAAAGATGGGTCATATTGACTTTGAAAAACTAGTAGCTGAAATGCCGCAAACAACAAAATTAAAGTTAGATATTGAGAAGTTAGGAAAAACTTACCAAGATGAAGTTGAAGGAATGGCTAAGAAATTAGATGCCAAAATGAAAAAGTATACTGCAGAGCAACCTTCGCAAACTAAAGAGATTAACGAAATTAGAGCGCAAGAGGTACAACAAGAAAATGCAAGATACGAGCAGTTAAGACAAACTGCTTATCAAGACATGCAGAAAAAACAGGCTGAAGGGTTACAACCAATCATTGAAACAGCACAAAAAGCAATAGACGAGGTTGCTGCTAGTAAAAGTATTTTATATGTATTTGATGCATCTATGGGTAAAGGATTACTAGTTAAAAAAGGAGAAGATCTTTATGCGGCAGTAAAAGCTAAATTAGGATTCTAA
- the murI gene encoding glutamate racemase: MKSNNFPIGIFDSGIGGTSIWNEITELLPHENSIYLSDSKHAPYGEKSSQQIINLSIKNTDFLINKNCKIIVVACNTATTNAINFLRANYSIPFIGIEPAIKPAALKTKTNKIGILATKGTLNSQLFEKTSKTINKQITIVEAIGKDLVELIEEGKIDSIEIKKLLHLYLNPMLKKGVDCLVLGCTHYPYLIPQIREIVGNKIQIIDSGQAVAKQTNAILEKYQLLNMDHKKGTHQFYINKNKRVLEKLILKEKKFIKIDERDF, translated from the coding sequence ATGAAATCAAACAATTTTCCTATTGGTATTTTTGATTCGGGTATTGGGGGCACTTCTATCTGGAATGAAATTACTGAACTTTTACCTCACGAAAATAGCATCTATCTTTCTGATAGTAAACACGCGCCTTATGGTGAGAAAAGTAGCCAACAAATTATTAATTTATCGATTAAAAACACCGATTTTCTAATCAATAAAAATTGCAAAATAATTGTTGTTGCTTGTAACACAGCCACCACAAATGCCATTAATTTTTTAAGAGCAAATTATAGTATTCCTTTTATTGGCATAGAACCCGCAATAAAACCTGCTGCCCTAAAAACAAAAACAAATAAGATTGGTATTCTCGCTACAAAAGGGACTTTAAACAGCCAATTATTCGAAAAAACTTCAAAGACAATCAATAAACAAATAACAATTGTAGAAGCTATTGGTAAAGACTTGGTAGAACTTATTGAAGAAGGCAAAATTGATTCTATAGAAATAAAAAAACTACTTCATCTATACCTTAATCCTATGCTAAAAAAGGGAGTAGATTGTTTGGTTTTAGGATGTACGCATTATCCCTATTTAATACCTCAAATTAGAGAAATAGTGGGTAATAAAATACAGATCATAGATTCTGGACAAGCGGTTGCAAAGCAAACCAACGCTATTTTAGAAAAATATCAATTATTAAATATGGATCATAAAAAAGGAACACATCAATTTTACATCAATAAAAATAAAAGGGTTTTAGAAAAGCTTATTCTTAAAGAAAAAAAGTTTATAAAAATTGATGAAAGAGATTTTTAA
- a CDS encoding OmpH family outer membrane protein, with product MKKIFLLVVLLFIGVSSWSQRSQIIAYVDMEYILENVPEYIQAQNTLDSKVAKWRKKLDEQARFIEVLKSDLANEKAILTKDLIEEKEEEITLKQEELRRLESLYFGSNGDLFLVRKQLVKPIQDQVYNAIQSIAARKKYDFVFEKSSDLVMLYSNKKYDISDLVLSTIDRTRLSEQKKEQLNKKRNKTNTPKKELTEAQKEAIADKKELIEDSKNKKAAALAKKIAEKEAQQKIIQEKRKERLKQREEARKILRAKQEAAKKKKEEEKKANQKENN from the coding sequence ATGAAAAAAATATTTTTATTAGTCGTTCTTTTATTTATCGGTGTATCTTCTTGGTCACAAAGAAGTCAAATTATTGCCTATGTAGATATGGAATATATTTTAGAAAATGTTCCAGAATACATACAAGCACAAAATACCTTAGACTCAAAAGTTGCAAAATGGAGAAAAAAATTAGACGAACAGGCGCGCTTTATAGAAGTTTTAAAATCTGATCTAGCAAACGAAAAGGCAATTTTAACGAAAGATTTAATTGAAGAAAAAGAGGAAGAAATTACGCTTAAACAAGAAGAGTTAAGAAGATTAGAATCTCTGTATTTTGGCTCAAATGGTGATCTTTTTTTGGTAAGAAAGCAATTAGTAAAACCAATTCAAGATCAAGTTTATAATGCCATTCAAAGCATCGCAGCAAGAAAAAAATACGATTTTGTTTTTGAAAAATCTAGTGATTTAGTAATGCTCTATTCAAATAAAAAATACGATATTAGCGACCTCGTTTTATCTACCATAGACAGAACAAGATTATCAGAACAAAAAAAGGAGCAATTAAATAAAAAAAGAAACAAGACAAACACTCCTAAAAAAGAGTTAACCGAAGCACAGAAAGAAGCAATTGCTGATAAAAAAGAGCTAATTGAAGATAGCAAAAACAAAAAAGCAGCAGCTTTAGCAAAAAAAATAGCAGAAAAAGAAGCACAACAAAAGATAATTCAAGAGAAAAGAAAAGAACGTTTAAAGCAACGAGAAGAAGCAAGAAAAATATTAAGAGCAAAACAAGAAGCTGCTAAAAAGAAAAAAGAAGAAGAAAAAAAAGCGAATCAAAAAGAAAACAATTAA
- a CDS encoding XRE family transcriptional regulator, producing MKNLSKNIKHLRSLKKLTQEALAEELLVTRSRISSYEENRSSPTIEFLVAFSAYFKIPIDIIIKNDLTKAKDVSFIEVGNKRVLFPITVDSENENLIEVISAKASAGYLLGYDDPEYIEQLEKIKLPFLPTGKHRAFPIKGDSMLPMKDGSYVVAEFVEDIKEAKSGCSYIVVTKDDGMTYKRIYNQVEEKQSFLLKPDNTSYQSYEVPVTEILELWKFTCSINTQEYEEHELKLSSIIEMFRGLGVELEALKKSLI from the coding sequence ATGAAAAATTTATCAAAAAACATCAAACATTTAAGATCTCTTAAAAAATTAACACAAGAAGCTTTAGCAGAAGAATTATTAGTAACAAGATCTAGAATAAGTTCTTACGAAGAAAATAGATCTTCACCAACTATTGAGTTTTTAGTGGCGTTTTCAGCGTATTTTAAAATCCCTATTGACATTATTATTAAAAATGATTTAACAAAGGCTAAAGATGTTTCTTTTATTGAAGTTGGTAATAAAAGAGTCTTGTTTCCGATTACCGTTGATAGTGAGAATGAGAATTTAATTGAAGTGATTTCGGCAAAAGCATCCGCAGGGTATTTATTGGGTTATGACGATCCTGAATATATAGAACAATTAGAAAAAATAAAGCTGCCTTTTTTACCTACCGGAAAACATAGGGCTTTCCCGATAAAAGGAGATTCTATGTTGCCCATGAAAGATGGCTCTTATGTGGTGGCAGAATTTGTGGAGGACATTAAAGAGGCAAAAAGTGGATGCTCTTATATTGTAGTTACTAAAGATGACGGAATGACGTACAAAAGAATCTACAATCAAGTAGAAGAAAAACAATCTTTTTTGTTAAAACCAGACAATACAAGTTATCAATCTTATGAGGTTCCTGTTACTGAAATCTTAGAGTTATGGAAATTTACATGTAGTATTAACACACAAGAATATGAAGAGCACGAATTAAAATTAAGTAGCATCATAGAAATGTTTCGTGGTTTAGGAGTAGAGTTGGAGGCTTTGAAAAAATCACTAATTTAA
- the dinB gene encoding DNA polymerase IV: MKKNILHLDLDTFFVSCERLIDSRLQKKPLLVGGTGDRGVVAACSYETRRFGVHSGMSMKIAKKLCPEAIIIRGNTSTYSKYSNLVTEIIKEKVPIFEKASIDEFYADLSGMDAFFGSYKYASELRQRIIKESGLPISFGMSQNKIVSKVATGEAKPNNQLLINVGFEKDFLAPLSIRKIPSVGNKTYQILRNLGVDKVKVIQEMPLEMMISVLGANGKTIWKRANGIDNPPIIAFHERKSLSTERTYNKDTIDMVKLKATLFAMAENLAYQLRKGDKLTGTISVKIRYSDFNTYSKQLKIPYTSADHIIIPKVLELFTKLYQRRLLIRLVGVKVSDLVSGNYQINLFDDTEQLLSLYNAMDTVRNKYGELSIMRASAMGAKSIGRFSNPFNGEPPLVLAHRKQ; encoded by the coding sequence GTGAAAAAAAATATTTTACATCTCGATTTGGATACTTTTTTTGTCTCTTGTGAGCGTTTGATTGATAGCAGGTTGCAAAAAAAGCCCTTGTTAGTTGGCGGAACAGGAGACCGAGGGGTTGTTGCCGCTTGTAGCTACGAAACGAGACGTTTTGGAGTGCACTCTGGGATGTCTATGAAAATTGCCAAAAAATTGTGTCCAGAAGCTATTATCATTAGAGGCAATACCAGTACCTATTCTAAATACTCTAATCTTGTTACGGAAATCATCAAAGAAAAAGTACCCATTTTCGAAAAAGCTAGTATTGATGAATTCTATGCCGACCTTTCTGGTATGGATGCTTTTTTTGGAAGTTATAAATATGCTTCAGAATTGCGTCAGCGAATTATTAAAGAAAGCGGATTGCCCATCTCTTTTGGAATGTCTCAAAATAAAATAGTTTCTAAAGTTGCCACTGGCGAAGCAAAACCTAACAATCAATTATTGATCAATGTAGGTTTTGAGAAAGATTTTTTAGCACCCTTATCGATTCGTAAAATTCCGTCTGTAGGAAATAAAACCTATCAAATTTTAAGAAATCTTGGCGTAGATAAAGTAAAAGTAATTCAAGAAATGCCTTTAGAAATGATGATCAGCGTTTTAGGTGCCAATGGAAAAACAATTTGGAAACGGGCAAACGGAATTGACAATCCGCCTATTATTGCTTTTCATGAACGTAAATCTTTATCTACAGAAAGAACCTATAATAAAGACACGATTGATATGGTAAAACTAAAAGCAACCTTGTTTGCCATGGCAGAAAACTTGGCTTATCAATTAAGAAAAGGCGATAAATTAACAGGAACCATCAGTGTAAAAATTCGCTATTCAGATTTCAATACCTACAGCAAACAACTTAAAATTCCGTATACAAGTGCAGACCATATTATTATCCCTAAGGTTTTAGAACTCTTTACAAAATTATATCAACGAAGATTATTAATCCGATTGGTCGGTGTAAAAGTATCAGACCTTGTTAGCGGAAATTATCAAATAAATCTTTTTGATGATACCGAACAACTATTATCGCTATACAACGCCATGGACACCGTTCGGAATAAGTATGGCGAATTGAGTATTATGAGAGCATCCGCCATGGGCGCAAAATCGATTGGCAGATTTAGCAATCCGTTTAACGGCGAACCTCCACTGGTTTTAGCGCATAGAAAACAATAA
- the bamA gene encoding outer membrane protein assembly factor BamA, translating to MKLISATVVLFALFFTFSANAQTKQDTISKTNTSFERGKEYILGGITVTGLKKFSEETVKVFTGLRNGQVIKLPGDKLTSAIKKLYESKQFSNVDVYLAKLDGNSVYLQFDVQELPQLNEIKITGIKKSKAKELKKEAELKLGAMVTDNLIVTTKNYFTKKYTDKGFLKTKVNLDIQKDTSDINIVNMNIYIDKGSKIKVKEIVFTGNQALSGKKLRKAMKNTKEKLIGRFWKGSKYIEEDYQEDLEAILDKYSRLGYRDARILSEGISWNDDNTINVNIDLEEGKQYRFAEILFVGNKEYTDEQLMAVLRIDKGDVYNGAVLKERVKGDGSPTSEDLSTMYQDTGFLFSQVNAVETKVENDSITVEIRIREDEKARIRKVTVSGNDKTNDHVIFRELRVKPGDLFSRSNIIRSIREIGQLGFFDQNVSPDVIPDYQNKTADIDFTVIEKGGSQIELQGGYGGGAFIGTLGLSFNNFSIRNLFNKEAYKPLPMGDGQNLALRLQTSRTFSTYSFSFTEPWLGGKTPQSLSFSIYSSNQYQLNPQTFDVDRDRSLGIIGASIGLGKRLKWPDDYFQLSQTISYQSFKLNDYGFRVGADILDNGTLNNLAYNATLTRNSAGPSLIFPTYGSEFTIGVKATFPYSLVNDKDYTIPGGLSAAETSARIAEKYKWLEYYKLSFKGKWYTAFTDKLVLMSNAEMGYLGFYNSEVGLSPFERYFVGGDGIAVFQLDGREVVGLRGYENNRLSPLEGGSIYNKFQLELRYSITDAPSASIYTLGFLEAGNSYDNFDTFNPFELKRSAGVGVRIFMPAFGLLGIDFAHGFDPLPGFTEKSGWQTHFIIGRQF from the coding sequence ATGAAATTAATTTCTGCAACAGTAGTGCTATTTGCACTATTTTTTACTTTTAGTGCAAATGCACAAACAAAACAAGATACTATTTCTAAAACAAACACTTCCTTTGAAAGAGGAAAAGAGTACATTTTAGGGGGTATTACCGTTACGGGTTTAAAGAAATTTAGTGAAGAAACAGTAAAAGTATTTACGGGTCTTAGAAATGGTCAAGTAATTAAATTACCGGGTGATAAACTTACGAGTGCTATCAAAAAACTATACGAAAGTAAACAATTTAGCAATGTAGATGTTTATTTAGCCAAATTAGATGGTAACTCTGTATATCTTCAATTTGATGTACAAGAACTACCTCAATTAAATGAGATAAAAATTACCGGAATTAAAAAATCTAAAGCCAAAGAATTAAAAAAAGAAGCCGAATTAAAATTAGGCGCCATGGTGACAGACAATTTAATTGTAACGACCAAAAACTATTTTACAAAAAAATACACAGATAAAGGTTTTCTAAAAACAAAAGTGAATTTAGATATTCAAAAAGATACTTCGGATATTAATATTGTTAATATGAATATTTATATTGACAAGGGTTCTAAAATAAAAGTAAAAGAAATCGTTTTTACGGGTAATCAAGCACTTTCTGGTAAAAAACTCAGAAAAGCGATGAAAAACACCAAAGAAAAATTAATAGGTCGTTTTTGGAAAGGATCAAAATATATAGAAGAAGATTATCAAGAAGATTTAGAAGCTATTCTCGATAAATATAGCAGACTTGGTTATAGAGATGCACGTATTTTAAGTGAAGGCATTAGTTGGAATGACGATAATACAATTAATGTAAACATCGATTTAGAAGAAGGAAAACAATATCGATTTGCAGAAATTTTATTTGTCGGAAATAAAGAATATACTGACGAACAATTAATGGCAGTTTTAAGAATTGATAAAGGAGATGTCTATAATGGAGCTGTCTTAAAAGAAAGAGTGAAAGGTGATGGTTCACCAACATCGGAAGATTTATCAACCATGTATCAAGATACAGGATTTTTATTTTCGCAAGTAAATGCAGTAGAAACAAAAGTTGAAAATGATTCTATTACTGTAGAAATTAGAATTCGAGAAGATGAAAAAGCAAGAATTAGAAAAGTAACGGTATCTGGTAATGACAAAACAAATGACCATGTAATCTTTAGAGAATTACGTGTAAAACCAGGAGATTTATTTAGTAGAAGCAATATCATAAGATCTATTAGAGAAATCGGTCAATTAGGTTTCTTTGATCAAAATGTATCTCCAGATGTAATTCCAGATTATCAAAATAAAACTGCAGACATCGACTTTACTGTTATTGAAAAAGGAGGAAGTCAAATAGAATTACAAGGGGGTTACGGTGGTGGTGCCTTTATTGGTACTTTAGGTTTATCATTTAATAATTTTTCTATCAGAAACCTCTTTAATAAAGAAGCTTATAAACCGTTACCCATGGGAGATGGTCAAAATTTAGCGCTACGTTTACAAACAAGTAGAACCTTTAGTACGTATAGTTTTTCGTTTACAGAACCTTGGTTGGGCGGTAAAACTCCTCAATCTTTGTCCTTTTCTATCTATTCATCAAATCAATATCAATTAAATCCACAAACATTTGATGTTGATAGAGATCGAAGTTTAGGAATCATCGGAGCCTCTATCGGTTTAGGAAAACGTTTAAAATGGCCCGATGATTATTTCCAATTATCACAAACCATAAGTTACCAGAGCTTTAAATTAAATGATTATGGCTTTAGAGTTGGTGCAGATATTTTAGATAATGGTACTTTAAACAATTTAGCCTATAACGCAACTTTAACCAGAAATTCTGCAGGACCTAGTTTAATTTTTCCAACGTATGGATCAGAATTTACCATTGGCGTAAAGGCAACCTTTCCATATTCTTTGGTAAACGATAAAGATTATACCATTCCTGGTGGTTTATCGGCAGCAGAAACTAGCGCGAGAATTGCAGAAAAATATAAATGGTTAGAATATTATAAATTAAGTTTTAAAGGAAAATGGTATACCGCATTTACAGACAAATTAGTTTTAATGTCTAATGCAGAAATGGGTTATTTAGGCTTTTATAATTCTGAAGTAGGGCTATCTCCTTTTGAAAGATATTTTGTTGGTGGAGATGGTATTGCCGTTTTTCAATTAGATGGTAGAGAAGTTGTAGGTTTAAGAGGATATGAAAATAATAGATTATCTCCTTTAGAAGGAGGTTCTATCTATAATAAATTCCAATTAGAATTGCGATACTCTATTACAGATGCGCCTTCTGCTTCGATTTATACTTTAGGTTTTTTAGAAGCAGGTAATTCTTATGACAATTTTGACACATTTAATCCGTTTGAATTAAAACGTTCAGCGGGCGTAGGTGTTAGAATCTTTATGCCTGCCTTTGGATTATTAGGTATCGACTTTGCACATGGTTTTGACCCATTGCCTGGTTTTACTGAGAAATCTGGCTGGCAAACACATTTTATTATCGGAAGACAATTCTAG
- a CDS encoding PorP/SprF family type IX secretion system membrane protein: MELFYVRFYVLLLLLFSLKGISQETLPIYQDYLSDNVYLLHPSAAGIGNTSKLRFTSRQQWAGIPDAPSLQTLSFHSRFGEYSNGAYGLVLFNDKNGFHSQKGFQGSYAYHLPMSDGKIFNQLSFGLAFTLVQNQSDQRSFTGDAAVSSIIESTSYYNSDFSVAYHLRGLSSYFTIKNLLLTPKNNLNLQEPLDLRNYIVSLGYYFDKNRFGQDLFVQFEPSIMLQFKQGTGERVADFNLKAYKDFYKTQLWAAISYRRNFDVNAIENAQYLTPIIGINYKNLMFSYTYTNQMNETVLTNSGFHQISLGINLWTREPRAAGSPNLNQLWF, translated from the coding sequence ATGGAGCTATTCTATGTTAGATTTTATGTGTTATTGCTACTTCTTTTTTCATTAAAGGGAATATCTCAAGAGACTTTACCCATTTATCAAGATTATCTGTCGGATAATGTGTACCTATTACATCCATCAGCCGCTGGTATTGGTAACACAAGTAAGTTAAGGTTTACATCAAGACAACAATGGGCGGGTATTCCAGATGCACCTTCTTTGCAAACGTTAAGTTTTCATTCAAGGTTTGGAGAGTATTCTAATGGTGCTTATGGTCTTGTTTTGTTTAATGATAAAAACGGATTTCATTCTCAGAAAGGTTTTCAAGGAAGTTATGCTTATCATTTGCCTATGAGTGATGGTAAAATATTTAATCAGCTTTCTTTTGGTTTGGCATTTACACTTGTTCAGAACCAATCAGATCAAAGATCTTTTACAGGAGACGCTGCCGTATCTTCAATTATTGAAAGTACAAGTTACTACAATTCAGATTTTAGTGTTGCTTATCATTTACGCGGATTATCTTCTTATTTTACCATTAAAAATTTATTACTAACGCCTAAAAACAATTTAAATCTTCAAGAGCCTTTAGACTTAAGAAATTACATTGTATCCTTAGGATATTATTTTGACAAGAATCGTTTTGGGCAGGATTTATTTGTTCAATTTGAGCCTTCAATAATGTTACAATTTAAACAGGGAACAGGAGAACGTGTAGCTGATTTTAATTTAAAAGCATATAAAGACTTTTATAAAACGCAATTATGGGCGGCTATTTCATATAGAAGAAATTTTGATGTAAATGCCATAGAAAATGCCCAGTATTTAACACCAATAATAGGGATTAACTATAAAAATTTAATGTTTTCTTATACCTATACAAATCAAATGAATGAAACTGTTTTAACAAATTCAGGATTTCATCAAATCTCTTTAGGGATCAACTTATGGACAAGAGAGCCTAGAGCAGCAGGTTCTCCTAATCTTAATCAATTATGGTTTTGA